A stretch of DNA from Pseudoliparis swirei isolate HS2019 ecotype Mariana Trench chromosome 5, NWPU_hadal_v1, whole genome shotgun sequence:
AGGTTAGGTTTTGGTTGCTGGATTAGTTGCGGTGCGTTCCCTCTTTTCCAAAGGCACTAAAACAAATCTATCAAAGTCTTCATTTGATAACCGTGGGATCCAGACGGCACCTCCTCCAGTCCTTTAACGTTGCCCTGAACTTGATACAAGTATTGAAATGTGGTAAGATCAGAGATGTAAACATATTAGACGGGGGCCGAACCCAGGCGTGGGGGAAGTGGTTGGCGGCGTGGagtgatggacacacacagatgataaGAGGGGGACATTCGTCAAACACATTTTCGCATCAATTACAATGATGCCGTCTCTTGATGTTGTTCCCTTTCACCCCAGGTCTTTCCTCTCATGCTGTACACTGTATGTCGGATCAGACTCCACCTGCTGGTGAGGGCTGTGGCTGAATCCAGAACAAGAAACCAGCCTCGTCGTAACAGATCGCGTGAACAGGAACGACGGCCGTCTGCATCGGCCCGACGCTCCGACAAACGCACCGAGTCGGAGCCATGGCGAATCATCAACATCACGCAGGGTTGGAATACGTTTCAAAGCGGAGTTCGACATTCTCAAAAAGACACAAGGGCAGACAGAAATAGTGGGATACTCATTGATGAATATGAAAGGCTGACCAGCAGCGTCATCTATTCGCCTAGAACGGGTCAAAAGACCCCACAAAAGGAAAAGGCTGAACATGCAGGCCTTAAACTAAATGAATATATGGCTATGTTACAGAATACTTAGTTTGACGAACAGGCGCACCACGAGAGATGCTTCTATTGCATTTCATAAAGACTTttttggctccgcctcctctcgaaCAGACAACCtcgaaacaacaaacacacgccTCCCTTGAGTGACAAACAGGTGCAACGTCTGCATTTAACTTTGGGTCTGTGTGTTATGGTGGAGTAggtctgtctcacacacacacacacacacacacacacaaatctcaTTTGAGGACCAAGGTGCAATTTCAAATCATCTTCTCACATATTCCGAAAGCAgttctactttttaaaaaaaactgagacTCGCATACTGAAACATTTTTAGGACACCAGTGTCTGAAGCCATCAGCACAGCTTAGAGATAGATCTTTGAAAAGAGCATTACAAATAGTAAACCTGAATCTGGCACTAATTTGGTCTCATTTCTCATtataatgattttaaaaaaaatgttgagatAATTAGTGAAACTACATCTCTAGTCGTGTGTAGTTTAAGTTTCAGTAAAAGTAGTTCTCAATCTCACCAGCAGGTGGCATCAAGAGACGAGCTCGAGTATTTAAGGGGCACAATGTTTTCAGACTTGAAATGAGGATAATATTCAGTCAAGTTCCACATGGCGTTCACACCAAACGGACAATACGAAATGTGGCACCCCATCATAATCACCAGATTTCATACAAGTCATATTTAGGAGATCAGTAatttgcaattaaaaaaaaaggcaaacaagGCTTGTAAATGTGTCAACAGTTGGTCCTCGGGAAATGTTTGCGACTGCCAGATAACGGGTGACGCCATTTCGTGTCCATCTCGAGATTTTGTTTTACCTTTGGGTGGAAACGGGTTGAAATTCTGGTCTGGACTTCTTCTCCGGGAAAAAAGTGCTCGTCTGCGATGGTGACGTCGGAGCGGAAGGTGAACAGGAATATTCTGCGGAGCGGCCCGTGGCTTCGCTTTCCGCCCTCTCTAACTCTActtgctctctcctcctcctctccatcagtcTCCTCCTTTgccctctatatatatatatatatatatatattagtgtggCAACGCAACAAGGACCTCCACGTAGTTGAGGGGGAAGAATCCCGACTGGCTGTTCAGCGTGCCCTCGTACCAGTTCTCGTCGATCTGATTGGTCAGGGTGATGACGTCGCCCTCTCGGAAGCCCAGCTCTCCCTCGTTCTCTGGATCAAAGTCGTAAAGCGCCTTACAGCACGGCTGCTCCGGGGCTGAGAAAACACAAGTCGGGACAGAAAGAATTAGGGAAGGCGACGGCAAAAACGAGGTCGACCCCGACCGTTTACTCGCGGCGCTCTCCGACACGGCGAGCGGCGCCGGCCGGTTGACTGTATTCTGTCGTACTGCTCGTGTGTGATCGTAAAACGTGAGCACGCGGCGCAGTCAGGCGGGCTCGAGAGCGCCGACGAGCTGAAGCCACGACATTCCTCCGACGCCAGGTCGATGTAcgagcgtcctcctcctcctccctctctccgtcgtTTCCTCCGCCTCTCCCTTTCTCCGTGACCTCACGCGGAGCAGCAGGGGAGACAAGCTCGGctcttttgtctcttttgtcTCCGAACAGTTTTCTCATTGTCTCGCGTTCACCAGAGGCGGGGAAAGCTTGAGTCACTCGCTCTCTGCATCGCTTCACAGCATGCAGAAATAAAGAACGGCGCAGCTCGACGGCAATAACAAACACTTTTCTAAAAAGTAGAGCGTCTTAGAATTAATGCCAATCAGGGGCAAGTTCCCTTTTTTGAAAGACGTCTGATGAGCCGTTTGATAAATAGACTAATTCTGGTAATTAGCTTGTAAGCTAATATGGCCCGTATTCCCATCAGTGCTTGTGATGCGGATTTATTTGCTTAGAAAATACTGGCATATTGAATTATGTATTTTTACTTCTTCCTTCAATATCCAGCTCTAATGATCAAAACACAgattaataaaatatttatgTGCAAATCTTGATGGTGCTACTATAAACTGAGAAAAACTTTGTATTGATTATTAATTCTTTCATTCGTTTGGTGCCAAGCACGTAGTGGAGAGCTTTTTCTTTAGCTGCGGTTGGTTAAAAACGACAGTATGAACCAAAATGTTGCAGGATATTAATAAAGCAATTCTGACTACGCGATGGAATAATCGGCAGAATACCCGATTAGTCAAATAATCAATAGCTGCTCAAGTTAATGggttgaaaatgtgtttttagaaaTGGACACAAAAATAAAGATGATGACCCGCATATTATGCAATATGGTGGTGAgaaatacactatatatatattttttttaagtgataCAAATAGCTTATGGATGCCTATTATTACGTTTTGTAACAATAATTCTGATACTAACTGAAATACCactaaaaaaaatgaagaaccaATTATACTTATGGCACCAGCAGCTTGCGTCTTGCATGATAATTAATACTCTTGCCCTTAAACATAACAGTTTCTTTATAACTTACTgacatagtaataataatagactGACTGTTCTTTTATGATATgttaaatagccctttaaatatattagggCCGGCATCAGTGGTTGAAGGGACGTTAACAAATCAGGCTGCAGAATCTAGACTCCAGGATGTTGCTTTATCttaagaaccacacacacacacgacgagCGCTACATAAACCACCAATTATTTGTCAAACCGGTGCGAAGCCACTTGTATCCTACTTCCTACATTTCACACCAGAAGCTGAGCAAGCACACTGGACCACTTCCCCGCCGCGAGAATTGTGAtgaccaaaagaaaaagagtaaAAGCGACGATAACAAACTGTGACTCACACAATCTGGGGTTCCGAAAGGACAATGTGGCCGAGTGAAAATACGGCTCTGATGATATCACAGAAAAAGAGGAACAATGTCAGTTGGAGAAATGCCAGCCAGATGACAGGACAGGACACACAaacccacccctccccttcATGGAAAAGTCCAATCGAAAGTCAAACATTCAGTGTGCGACAGTTCACACAGCCTCAACAGGACAACACAAAAAGACATTTGTTTCACGTTGTGCTCAGCGGCCCTGATGGGTTGCAGGTCTTGCGTAATCACTCCGGCGATGCGGAGGGTTATTTTCCCCAGTTTAGTTTCTGTCAGGCTTGGGAGGAATGTGTTCTCTGCAGGCATGCTACTCTGGCTCAGTCCATCGTCTGCATGTGTAAAACagctggatgtttttttttgttgctctttCCGACAGATGTTATGCTGCCCTTGTGTGTGGCTTTGAGACTGTAGTTTAAGCGTAGTGAAAGTCATGCCTCAGAAGgagtttgttttgttctttgtttgtcAAGAAGGCGTCTGAACTGCATTCTTCATCATTTATAGTTAGCTGAAATGTGTCGAGTAGAATTTACCTTTGTTGATCCTCATTGATCTCACATCAGCGGTTTCTTACCAGAGTTGCgtgaagggggaggggccatTGAGGTTGCGTAGCCGTTTTTTGAATGGTTGTCGTCTCCGAAGTCATAGATGGGTTTGGGTTTGGGTGTGTATTCACGCCGTGGTCGCGTCGTCGCGTCACGCATCCTGTTCATGAAGAGAAGTCTATTTAAGTTCCCGCATTTCCAAACCAACAATACGCTTCAAGTCACTGCGACTGAACCAGATCCAGACGGTAAGCAGCTCCGAGCAGAAAGCTGCACGTTCAGAGGCACTTAACGGTATTTATTGGTATTTGTGTGCGTCAGGTGTCATTGCTGCACCTGTCTTTAAGTTTTACAGAAAGCTCCTCCAGCACCTGCACGGCCTGTTTGTGATACTGCAGCTGGGACTCCACCAGGGATGAGAGCTGGCTCACCTGCTCtatctaaaaacacacacaatgcatcacacacacaagataatCAGTGTCACTTTGCTTAAGTTACTGTATTTTTCATTCCAATGGATAAACTCATTATTATTGGCTCTCTtcggaggcggtcgcattttctctcactctcctccccatgatcttcccttccctgcttggcttctctcgtcatgtctgtttgtgttttgagagagagactctctctctcgcgctcttgaaaaaaaaaacccatggGATCAATCATCTCATCTGGTCGTCTCTGACTCCGACAATTGATTGCGTCTTCTCGGGGAAGCTTGGGTTGGGGAACCTGGCCGCCCTGCCGGCCGGTGCGTTGCAGCTACGAtggacgatgtgtgtgtgggcctgcCTCCGTGACTTTCGTGAGAGATCTACCTACAGATCTACCTTttgaactatgattacaggatttctgctgtttgcttGGGTTTGCCCTGGTTTaaaagaaagggaaaagaaaggaagcTAGCCCCCGAGGAAAAGGAACGATTGctttgaaaaggaaaaaaatgggAGGAATGGTGGTGGAGCAGGTGTGCTTAATGGCAGACAAATGTGGCCCAATGCTGGATCTTAATCTTATCTGCTTGCTctctgctccctctccctcaaCGGTGCCACGGCCAAGGCACAACAAGAAAAAAGACCCCTGAAGAATtccttcccctctccctccattcCCTCACTTCCCTTCCCAgttctttgttttccttcttcctttcaAGGCCATCTGGGCCATCTTCTCCATCttgactgagaactctgtctgtgccTGGAGTGGAGACAGGGAACACGAACCACCTTTTGAACCTTTTCTACTGATTGTTTTCCCActcacccccatcccccccccttccccccttttcACGCCAGTGGGGGCTGGGACGCTGGGGGGGGCTGGCGCTGCTAGCGCTGGCTGCTGCGCTGGGCTGGCTTGCTGCTGGCCACCTTTTGCCtggccccaatggatgggcttgtTGGATTTTGATCTGGATCTCCTTACCCCCAAGCTTCCTACTATGTGCCTCCcaatgtgtgtgcttgtgtattAATTTGCTCCTTTGTACTTTTCCTACTCCCTGTTTGTTCGGGGgggttccttttttttttgtctttcttcttcatgttaTGCTGTTGGTAATGTACATCTTCTCTTTTCTGTACCTTTGTATGCTTTTTTACTGTAATTTGTCATCATCAGCGAcaaatatcatcatcatcaaataAAACGGGTAATAAATGCATGtactgcagctttaagacacatAAACATTAAGCTGATTTATTAtgaataatttatatttatttgacaaaATAATCTTAAATCAACCTCATCTCATGCTAGTAAAAAGAGACCGTGGGTTTAGATTATTTTGTCAAACTTTTAAAACtttgtttaaatgtatatatacacacatcattCGGGAACAACATAGAAAAAGAGGCTGGACGTACGGAGCAGACAGACTTCCTCCAGGGGGCAGATCATATTCACAGCCAACCATctcaatattaataataagaaccaaacacacaaataccttCTGACCTACATGCGGTCAGATACATGCTCGAAGCTTTTGTTCTCCCATGTCTCCTCACCTACTAGGCAAACAAATAATTCCTAAAGCCAAATAGTGATTAAATGTGAATTGCAGCTATTTGGAGACAGGTGTATCTCCAGTGTGCGTGCTCGCCAAACCGCTTTATAGGTGTAACTATTGCTGCGTGTTTGTTCAGCGGGTGTGTATCAAATAGAAAAGGCGGAGCTCAGTGGAGCTCGACAACTGGTcacaaaatgaatgaaatgttCCACATGATATGGCGGTGGATATATGATTCTGCTATCCTCTAAAAAAGTGTATTAGATTATTATATCACTGCAAGGACCTCTGGATCTTTAGACTGAATATTTAAAACTTGGTAAATATAACAAATGCTGTGTTAAGTATGAACTGCTTTCACACCTGACTTTTAGATGTAGTTATTaccctttttattttaaagatgtaCTGCACAGAGGATCAGCATTAAAATGAGAACAGACACGACCAGCTCGCACTAACAAATCAGTCCTCACGTCAGTCTCCAGCAGGTTGTACATGCTCGTCTCGGCCACTTCCTTTGACTCGTGGAACTTCTCGAGGGCCTGTCGGAGCTCTTCATCTGGGATCTTGCCCTGGCGCTTTTTCTTGTAATCGTAGTCCAAGCGGCGGCCTTCCAGCTTCTTCAAATGATGCTGAAGCGATAAGAGCCACACAGAGGTTAGGAGGGGGCACAGGCGGGAATACCGTCGGGCCTGACATTGATTCGACGTCGTCAACGTACCTGTATCTCTCGGAGGTCCTTGTCACAGAGCCCTTGCAGTGGATCAATGAAGTTCTGTTTGACGTCGATATCCAGAGAGTCCTTGACTTCTGCCAATCTCTTCATGGACTCTCCAACATCGACCAGCGCTCCGCCTGagccacacagacagagagtaaTCGCTCAGTGACATAGTTGAACAATAGTGGAGTACCAGAGAATCCCATCAGACCAAATATAGAGTAACAGATGGTATCCAACTAAACTAAACACGGGGACGAATACAAtacttaactagaacgggcactcggtagagcgcataccttcgcatatcacaagattgggcattgaattatgaacattttggcattagttgcatgccaattggacaaaaatgtatcgtgctatggtaaaaaaaagattttgacctttccatgaccttgaccttgacctgattgatcccaaaatctaatcaaatggtccccggataataaccaatcatcccaccaaattccatgtgattcaagaagatttgacctgttcatgacctttgaccttgacctttgacccgatcgatcccaaaatctaatcaactggtccccggataataaacaatcatcccaccaaatttcatgcgattcgattcaatactttttgagttctgcgaaagattttgacctgttcatgacctttgacccgatcgatcccaaaatctaatcaactggtccccggataataaacaatcatcccaccaaatttcatgcgattcggttcaatactttttgagttttgcgaataacacgcatacaaataaataaataaataaataaaaaataaataaataaatacacacacacacacaaccacacacacacacacacacacacacacacacacacacacacacacacacacacacacacacacacacacacacacacacacacacacacacacacacacacacacacacacacacacacacacacacacacacacacacaccttaccaAAGTTAGTGTCCTCTCCGAGGTCCCGTCCATACTTGCCCATACATTCCCCGAGCAGCCCCTCCGCCTGAGGGTAGCCGGGGTTCTTCACCTGACCCCGGATCTTTGACATGGTGTTCAACATGGACAGTTTGGCCCGCGATGCTGCAGAAAAGAGTTGGACTACATTTCCTCAGGGAGTTCATACGGTTTCAATAAATGCGTGAAGACagggtttttctcttttctcaccTGGATTGGGCTGCAGGTATTCTGATGTTTTGGAGATTACCTCCACGACCGCTTTACTGGTCACATCGACTTTCTGCAAAACACAGCAAGCACACGCATACATCACAAGGGCACCACAGAGCGACTGGAAACACGAAAGCAAAATGGTGACCGGCAGAGGAGGTATGCTTTTAAACCTTTTGTTTTCATCTGCTTCCTCATACACATAGTTTGTATTGTACAAATAATACTCTAATTAAAAATAGAGTAAAATACAGTGAGTTTCCATCCCCATCCTTTTTGAAAATAGTACATGATATGCATCTCAACATGCTGGTCTGACTTTAAAAAACTGAATGCCTTGTTTAGCATTCATTTCTTGTTATTTAGATTGGATTTGGTCATGTTCTTGATTTAAATAAGGACTGCAACCAACAATGGTTTTGATAATATACGAATACCATATTTTTCTGAATTAAATCACATAAATGTTTAGGCTACAGTCAGCCAATAGCTTTCATCAAGTCTACAAAGTACCTGTTTTGTCTGCCAAACAGACAATATATTCAATGTACTGTCATATTAGAACACTTAGAAACCCAGAAAATAGTAAATgtaagcatttttgcttgaaAAATTGCATAAACAAATTTTGGATAATCGATTTAAATTCAATCCAACTTATTCTTGTATAGCCCAAAAACACAAATTTGTCTCCGAGGGCTTGTAGACATACGGGCTCCTGTGTCCGAGGACCCTCACATCGGTGCAGGAAAAGCCTTTTACCAGGGAAGAAACCtcagggagagacacagaggagggatTTTAATAAGTtgtagctttgcattgtgtgtatatatcctgtactatttgttattgtttaatagtttatgtttgttatggtccgtcaagggactacagatgcaaattagctgaagctaaAATCTGGtaaagtgcatcaaatggtgacatttatgttttaactgtacatggtcccctttaaatgaagataatatgaatccctctcccaggatggacagaagtggAACAGACATTTCATTCatggaaaatgtattaaattattctGGCTTTTCAATCTAGTTGGTGACCCGACAGATCTGGTGCGTCAATCAGAttttatgatgtcatgatgatttGGGCATTGGCTTTAACGCGCACCCCACCGAAGGAAATCCAGGTGTTGGTGGTGGGAGGGACCTTCTTgttgtgaggcaacagtgcCCATTTTAAAATGTGGGTATATGGCTATAAATGGGGTGTAAACATTCAGACCCGATGTCCCACAGAAGCAGCagtacgtgtgtttactgtgtgtcaAACCGACGGCTTTGGAAGGGAGATGTTGCTCTTTTCAGACCACAACAAGATGCCCATCTTACCCGTTCCAAGTCTTTGAAGTCCTCATCTAGTTTCGTTCCTTCAGCACCTCCGACTTTCTCACTTACCAtctagagagagaaaagacagaaaaaggtGCCGATTCATTAACGCTGCACGTACGGTTTTAATTAGAGCGGGGCGGCGCATAAACTCATCTCAACTATACATTCACACGCCTGCTCGGactaaaaaaaatgcaataatgAACATTTGTTTACACTTTACAGGATGAGGAAGACGTTGGACaagttttaaacatttttttattccaatAAAGACAATATGCTTCAACTTAAGCAGATTGAACGCATATGTATTTCAGCATGTTTTTAGGCTACAGACGTGGATGTCCTTCTTGGCTGATTATTTCCACTGTAGAGCAGGATTAGGAGACAGGGAACTGGAAAACAAATTCAATTATTCTGGCTTCATAATGAGTCTTTACCGCTGTGACATCTAAAAACCTAAAACCGTGACAGCTGTGTTCATGAGCTACATTGTTCCATGTCGGAGTTTTTCCAAGTGGAATGGGCAAAACAACCCCCATCACAACCGATaagattaaaacaattattaaaaacagggttcttacccattttgacccatggatttccatgactttaaaccaattttccatgaccaaactgaaatctcggtataaaaatgaacaatttagaaaatgttgcgtatcgagagctatcgccggcttatattttgagcgtctttctttaaaaaacatattcattatttcaaactcggcgtaaatgaacatgtgaatataacaaatttccatgacttttccaaaacttttatgatttaagtttttttccatgacttttccaggcctggaaatgaccattttaaaattccatgacttttccaggttttccatgaccgtacgaaccctgtaaaaaaaggtttcacacaacaacagtcctCGCTTGCACAGTAACTTGTAAACCTTTTCTGCACAGACAAAAGCAAACAATAATAGTTTCTACTGGCGCTTAACCCCATGATTCCAGTAAGTACTGGAGTATTTATTGCCGGAGAGGCCATGAAAATAACAACATAAGAGTATTCTCACAGCTTTAACTGATTAGTATAATTTGTATAATTGTATAATTTTAGGACCTGACCTATAAAAAGGCATGTAGGACAGGACACACTCCACTCAGTCTCAGGCTAAAAGGTGAAGACACCATTTTCCtcaccttaaccctcctgttacctttcgggtcaatttgaccccattcaatgtttaacgtcggtgttctttggggtcaatttgaccccaggctctttttcactgtgtcaaacatataagaaatatcaacttttttatatatttaaagggctatttaggtcgtcaacaaacaaacataaagtacctcacacttaaacttgggaaacaatattaattctaataattttctggaggttttaattgctggggtcaaattgaccccgagggtaaaatatgttggtaaatgtgaaggtaacaggagggttaaatccaCTGGCCTGTGATGGAGCAACAGCCGTTTGAGTCATTTCCTACATGACTCAAACGGCTGTTTGTGATTACTGGAATTACCAAGGCCTTCTGGGTCTCAGGGAAATGCTTTTATAAAGGATATTATGATGGGAGAGTACACAGTAGAGTTTCATACGTAGTCCCAAACGTTTAGATTAAAGCTGTAAGTATACAGATTTAATAATACAGGTTTGGGAAAAAGCACAATGGCTACGGTTTCCCCAGCAGCAGCTGACTCACCGACGCCGAGCCTCTGCTGCACACGGATAGCGCATGACGGGGGATTCAGGCCACGAATAAAGACACAGCCTCAACTCTTTGTCTGCTTAGCAACTGACTCCCAACCTCAGAGTTAAGATTGCACTCCAACATTTCTGACATCTTATCTTTTCCCGCACTCGTGTCTGCCTTACAGGACTTTGAAAGCAAAGCACTGCGACTCCAATTATGCTCCTGAAAACATCGTTCATGTCAGCGTGACATTATTGTTGACACGCACACAGGCTCAAAACCCCCAAACATCCACATCAAGGTTAGCATCTGGATGCTTATAAATActctatttaacccttgtgttgc
This window harbors:
- the sh3gl1b gene encoding SH3-domain GRB2-like 1b isoform X1; this encodes MSVAGFKKQFYKASQMVSEKVGGAEGTKLDEDFKDLERKVDVTSKAVVEVISKTSEYLQPNPASRAKLSMLNTMSKIRGQVKNPGYPQAEGLLGECMGKYGRDLGEDTNFGGALVDVGESMKRLAEVKDSLDIDVKQNFIDPLQGLCDKDLREIQHHLKKLEGRRLDYDYKKKRQGKIPDEELRQALEKFHESKEVAETSMYNLLETDIEQVSQLSSLVESQLQYHKQAVQVLEELSVKLKDRMRDATTRPRREYTPKPKPIYDFGDDNHSKNGYATSMAPPPSRNSAPEQPCCKALYDFDPENEGELGFREGDVITLTNQIDENWYEGTLNSQSGFFPLNYVEVLVALPH
- the sh3gl1b gene encoding SH3-domain GRB2-like 1b isoform X2; amino-acid sequence: MLNTMSKIRGQVKNPGYPQAEGLLGECMGKYGRDLGEDTNFGGALVDVGESMKRLAEVKDSLDIDVKQNFIDPLQGLCDKDLREIQHHLKKLEGRRLDYDYKKKRQGKIPDEELRQALEKFHESKEVAETSMYNLLETDIEQVSQLSSLVESQLQYHKQAVQVLEELSVKLKDRMRDATTRPRREYTPKPKPIYDFGDDNHSKNGYATSMAPPPSRNSAPEQPCCKALYDFDPENEGELGFREGDVITLTNQIDENWYEGTLNSQSGFFPLNYVEVLVALPH